A segment of the Toxotes jaculatrix isolate fToxJac2 chromosome 2, fToxJac2.pri, whole genome shotgun sequence genome:
TGGAGCCTCTCAGCAACTGGATAAGAAAAGCACTCAAGGCCACACAGCTGATTAACGCATGAGTTATTCATGAGCCTACACaatcagctgctgtcagcacaCAGTAGGAGCAGGGAAACCTGACTCACAGACATTAGcctctttttttaaagccaGTTCAAGGCGGGAATGTTGCGCCTTTATTCTGCCTCGCCAATCTGTCTGAAAGGTATGAACATGGAATGGGAGGGGATTGTTGTCGTCCAGCATTAAGCCCGTGGCGAAGGTTGTCATAGAGCCGGATCAATGTCTGGGCAAAAGGGAGAGTCAACATGGCGGGACAGACTAAGATAGCATGCTATCTAAAAATCACACACTGAGGCAGCATTGTACCGACTTTTGTTTGGTTCAGAGTTAACAAGCAAATCCGGCACAATGAGGGGTCTTCTTAAGGGCACTACGGCGGGATCTCTGTTTAAAAGGGGCCAtcgtgtgtttgagtgtgtgcctGAGGTCTGTGTACGTCTGGGGCCAGGGGAATAAGTGAAACTGCTGATGTGTCTACAAATCATAGACTGCTACATCTCTAAATCTCCCTCCCTGGTGCTGATCTCGTATCAGTACAAGGCTGTGAGGGTGTGAATGCAGGCCTGCTTTGATAATCACCCACGGGACAGGTTTCatgttgtaaaaaaataaaagagagagagatgacttGTGGAAAATATGTCCTTTGATGATTATGATATAGGATGGTTTAAGCAGTAAGGAAGACATGCAAATGCCCCAAATCCCAAACCTTGAAGAGCAAAGATTTTCCACAGAGCAAAAATAATACCAGCAGGGGTTTCCCTTTGACAAGCTCCATACAGAAAGCACTTCAGTGCTCTTTCAAAAGGAGATTTTATCCTCTACCTAAGGATAATAGGGTTTGGAAACATCCACCTTTCCTCATCAAGGTGCCAAATGTTTGTTACGAAGGACAAAAGAGGGATGAAAAGCTGGACAGGCAGGGCAGACAAAACCGTTGAGTGCATGGCCAAAGCATCTCAGTATATCATTACTATGAGCTGAATCTGTGCACTGGGAACAGTATAACCGGGTTGTCCTGATCGCTCAGTTGGCTAAGGTGTGTCTTATTTAATTAAATTCCCTGGACCCATCCCAGGTCCTTTGTCGTATGTGATCTCTGctggcatttttttcctctgtccaaaaaaaaaaacaaccaaaaaaaccttttttttccttaaaaatatACTTTGCCCTCTAAGTCTTTTTAGAAGGAAAGTATTTTTTCTAAGTCTTTTTActggcaaaaagaaaagcaaaggctTGAAATGAGTAATGTAACTGTGTAACTTTGTCATAAATGGGACTGATGGGACTGAAATGGGGCCTGCTCAGTTTCTTAAGCTGTTAAACTTAGTAAATGGCATCTCTACCTTTGTAATATAACAAGGACGAATATATTTGGTTGCCAGCCTCTTTCTCACCCGCTGTGGTGGGGGCCAGTCTTCCAGGCCATACATTTATCTCTGCAGAGCTCATCTCTCTTGTGCAGTTTTACTCTCCCATATTTAAAGAGTTGTAGCAGTTACAAATTTTGTATTTGCTGCATTGTTCACAGTAGGCAGAGTTAATTTCACTTGGTTTCTTATGTTTTTAACAGCTTtgaaatacataaatattttttttcattataacGGAAACTTGCCTGTTctgtttgtattaaaatgaaTTCTGGCTCCAGACCAACCTGCGTATGTTCATGGGGGCCACTCCCTCCCAGGTGTTAGTCTTGGGGTTGAACCGCTCCACTGAGTTCAGGCAGCTGGTGCCGTCATTGCCTCCTGCGACGTACAGCATGCCGTCCAGCACAGCCACCCCGGCGCTGCTGCGCCGACTGAGCATGTTGGCGATGGCTGTCCACGTGTTGCTCTGTTCATCAAATCAAGAGACGGCGCATCGGTCGCATGTTCATAGATTCATCCATTACgttgtgggtttttttccttccacatTAAGCTGATATAAACCTGGCAATGGGCAACTTACTTTGATGATATATTTAACAGCATACAATTTACCTGGGGGTCATATTTCTCCACTGTTGCGAGATGTGAGGAGCTGTCATAACCTCCCACTGCATACAAGCTGCCATCTGGAGGGGGGAAAGGGAGTAAACACTCagaatgtaaatattagcagtGGAATACCGCAGTGGCAACTCCCTCGAGTTCAGATATTAAAATGTAGACAGTGAATCATAAACACGCAGCAGAACAGTATGTTCGTGGTATTAGTTCCTACCCAGAGTTGCTACTCGGACGTATCTTCTACGGGTGCTCATGGCAGCAATTGAGGTCCATGTACTGGTCAAAGGGTCATAACGCTCTGCACTGttagaggagaaaaacacttaCTTGTATTAAATATAATGACACTGTAAGGCTGTCCTATCTAGATGAACTGtcagcaacaagaaaaaaaagctacaacAGGCTGTAACGCTGTACTAAATCAAGGCGTAACAGTAAGAAGGTGTTTAGCAGTCATCAGCAaaatgtcagtctgtgtgtacCTGTTGAGACAGGAAGCTCCATCGTAACCTCCAGCAGCGTACAACAGGCCATGCAGGACAGCGACACCCAAACAGCTCCGCCGTGTTCCCATGGAAACCTCGGGTTGCCAGGAGTTAGTGATGGGGTCGTAGGACTCCACGGTTGCGAGGTCTGAGGTGCCATCATACCTGAGGAGTTGTGGATGTAAGTGAATCAGAAAAGGCTTTTCGATGATTTGATAATGTTTGAGTAAGAGATGAGATGGCGTGTTGACTAGTTTTGGGTCCAATGTCAATATCATGGTTTTTGTCACTCACCCGCCGACAGCATAGAGTCTGTTTCCAATGGCTGCCACGCCCACCCGTGCCCGCCGAGTGGACATGGATGCCACCATGTGCCAGCGGTCTGTCCTGGTGTCGTACGCCTCACAGTCTCCATGGATGGCAAACAGGCTGCCACCACCTGGGACACACAACGTggtgaaaaaaatgctttaacaTCAAGAAGAAAGGTAAACACGAAAATATAATATTGTAAGCATAGCGATTTTGGCCAATGTGTGCCATCATTTCAGAGGAGTTGTTCCAGTTTGTGGGGTGATTTTGGCTGTGGCCCACGTGGAATCCTGGCTCAGAGCAGGATCAAGTTCCCATCTTATTTGTTGTTAGGGAATGGCTTTACTTGGATATTGACATTTTGATCTACTGTATAAACAGGTATGTTGTAATTGTAAATGAAGGTTTTTAGGCTTAAGACCAAATGATGAACTTTAATcgaatttaaatgttttaattgtgAGTGAATTGTGAAGCTATGCAAGGCTACTGCAACAAAGCACCACTCACTAAATTAGACCGACTGATCTTTTCTCATACAACTTGAACAAAAAAAGACGAATGATATGATCTCtgagtaaaaagaaagaaagtcactACTCATCTAGATATGATTGTAAAGCAGGAAGTGACATTCAATGTTTCATTCAGTCACATTGGTTCAAACAAATGTTTCACTTTACTACaatgcaaacattaaaaacaatcaTTTCAACTATGTGACAATACAACAAAACTCCCTGACAATATGTCATCTTGTACAATTATATCACTATTTTTATCTGCCATCTGTAAACAGTACTAATGCCTGTACAGTTTATGAGTGACATGAGGTGTGTGGCCTAAGTGTACCCTGATGGGTACCTTCAAGGGCACACTGACCAACGGCGAAGAGCACAGGGCTGGCACCCTCACAGCGTCGTGGGCGTGTTCGGCTGTTGCTGAGGACTCCCCTCTGCTCAGGCATCAGGTGGTACTTCAGAGCCTCGATCAGCAGGTCCTTGCACTCCGAGTGATGACGCACCAGCAGCTCCGTATCCACATTGCTCATCAGAAAGTCTCGCCTCAGCAGTGGCAGCCGTACACACTTCATCAGCTGACAGGGGACAGAGGATAGTGAGCAGTGAGTTAGGATCAGAATGGGGAAATTGAGCTAACGTGATGGGGGGGCTTTTATGTATATTATAGTCAaattcccaaaaaaaaaaaaaaaaattctgtgctGAGAATGTCCAGTGAAATGGGGCAAGTCTTACCCAAGGTACATGTTGCCTGCGTCCATCTATATCATGTTTGACCCAGCTCAACACAGCCCGGTACACTTCCTCTTCAGATGGCACGTTCAGATTGTCACTGGAGATCAGGTCAAGGACCTGGATGGAGAGGACAAAGCAGATGGAGACAGTCTTTATAATGATTTACAAGAACAACTTTCTCAGAGCCTTTAATTCATCTAACAGTGACAGGGCAAAGCTTCCTGATATAATGTGTTACCACACAGGAAGTAAGTTGCATTCGCCACAGACAGTGTTAGTTCCTGCATGTTGTACCTGATTTTGTCTGCTGAGCTGTTGTCTTAGGCACATAAATGCTTCTGTGTCATATTATGGCCTCTATATGTATGTGGTGGTACTGTGACTATATTTAAGTTACCacgatgtgagtgtgtgtctgtggcacaACGAGTGCTGCAGTCTGAGTGTCTGTCTGGCACTGTTCCCAGATCAACCCAAAGCTGGCACAGCTGGGTGGGGCCAGAGCAGCCagcttttgctgctgctgctgctgtcttcaCTGGCCAGATCAGGGCAACAGTTAACAGCCTCCCAGGAAAGGCCTCCACTAATCCACAGTCATACAGAGAAATattgccactgctgctgccgcACCCTGCAGTCCCGCTTACCTCTGCATACACATACTGCATCATGTTAACCCAAacgaaagtgtgtgtgtgtgtgtgtgtgtgtgtgtgtataaggaGGAGATGTAAAGAAAATTGCCTTGGTGTACGAGTCTATTAACTGTCCTTATAATGGCGGCAGGAATGAGGGATGTGTGAATGAAAAAGGGTTTCGGTTACGTCGAGATGCTTGAGATGTCTTTATGTACACAGTAATTAGGACGCATCCATCCTCCGTTGTCTTCACGACGACACACGAGCAACGCTACATCGGTGAAGCATTACCAAAGCAGGCTAGTCAAAATCCAGGCATTGCTTGCCACTTCCTTCACAGAACAACGAAAGAAATGTGGGGCACATTTCACAGCTCCGTGAGCTCAGAGTCCTTTAGAGCAGCGAGTACATAAATCCAGATCTGGTGCAGATTTatgacagacacagaacagctgcagacagaatGGGCGGCATGCCAAaggaaagagtgagacagaagaacagagatgaagaaaagaaaatggtcCGTTTTTAATCTGCCTTTATGTCGCTTAACTTATACTGTTTTAATGGACTGTGCCCACATATTCACATTGCAGATCCAGTCTCAAGGCTTTGAAAGccgcagacagagagactgaggcTTTGTGTTTTACCCTCATGGAGCACAGTCTCTTCAGTGTGGTGAGGATCGTTCCTTTGAGAGATGAGAAGATAATGGGAAAGCGATGCTGGCAGCCGTTTGTTACTTCTTTTCATCGCCACTTTAATTTTATTGTCACCTGACATGGCTCAACAGGCATTTGTTTGAAACAGATGTCATTTCATATTTCTATAAGAGGAGATCCAGTTTCCTCCTTAGCATGCTGGGCTTTTAGATtcaatatgacattttgaagcgacttttaataaaagcaaaacatgtaaatgacaaaagattaaaaatgaaaaacgtTGAAAGAGTACCTCATATTTTATGACCATTCAGGAATACTCTCATAATTTAAGATTTAAAGGTATAGTTGAAAAAAATAGTGCAGTGATGTTATGATGCTCGTGTTTGAAATCATATGCCTGTTTAACTCCTGCAACGACTCCCTTAACATTAGACAGCAGGTCCCAAACCGGGGTGTTGGTTTTGGGTGGTGGGGCTAttcttttgtttatatttcGATCACAGACCTTCATTGTTtctttaacctttatttaaccggGGCAGTTTCTCTGAAAAcaatgctttctttttttaggaATGCCCTACACAGTATATACTCGCACTAAGAGCCGGCTGGAGCCTGATGTGCAGGCAGCTGAGAAGCTCCGGTGAGTAGCTGTTGTTATGTGTCTTGCTCAAGGCCATTTCAGCGGTTTATCCCACTAGTCTGGGAATCCAGCTGCTCCACTTGATAGCTAATACTGAATTAGCTTGCCTAAGTCTAAGCTAAATTTTCATCAAAACCTTAGCGGAATAAATAACAGTAAATTAGTGGAACCAAAAGAAAAACCCCTTATTGAGAAGTAAGCAATGCTGTTAGCTCAGTAAACAGTACAGCAGCTGTGAAAATGTCACTGGCTTTGCCTAATTACCACTTCCAGGACAGGAACCACAGCGTTGCCACTGCTGAGCCCAGCTGATGAATAAAAGAGATAGTTTGGCCAAGTTGATGGGCCAGATAAAGCAGTCCATGGCTGCACAGTGGGATGAAAAAAACCACAAGAGACAGTGATTGATGCAGCAggctgaggaagaagagaggctTTCTAATGGCCACATCCCTTAAGGGAGTCTGTGTGGTGGTGAAAAACTGCTTTGGATAAAGGCAACTGTATAAATATTATTAAGAATATGCAGGAACAAAATGAAATGGTTCTTAGTGTTACTTTATGTTCATCGTTATGTTTCATTTGGCATATTTATAAGCAACTAGGTGGATTAATCGAGCTGAACCACTGAAGTGTAGTAAGCAGCAAGTTGTTAACCCCAAAAGTCAATTACTGTCTGTCGTGAATTCATGATGAATTATAGTAATAGTAAACTGCCACCAGCTGTCCCAAAGTAAAATGAGACTAGGCCATATCAGGAAATGTTTTGTCTACTAGGCAGTAGTTTTCTTGTGTTGACAGAATACAACAACACTGCTAAATGTCACGGTGAGCAACTCATCAGTATGACAGACAAATAGAGGAAGCAATTTTCCAGAAGACAGATTTACCAACAGTTTATTTCCCATCATGAATATTCCACAGTTAAAACTGCTTTCTTTTTAAGTCCAAGTTTGCAGAAGACACAGcgagagacagaaaaagcttCACCCCTACCTGTTTCAGCGGCAGCAGCATGAACTCTTCTGTCTTGGACACCTCCACAAAGTGCTGCAGGACATACTTGTGTGCCGACTTGAGCAGGTCactgcaggagtgtgtgtcagCGAAGCCTCGGATGCCCAGGCAGTTGGAGGGGTCAAGCTGGCTGAGGAGGAACTTACAGCAGGCGTCCCGCACCCCGTTGAGCTGCAGCAGGCTCGCTGCCGGGAGCAACGTCTAGCAATTACAGGTGGAGGTACACTGTGAGTCTGTTTTGTCTTGTTGCGCTTTATAATGAATAAGGGATCAAATCAAAAGTCTAATTTAACACTTTTTGTCTAATCTTCTACGTTACCTGCACATTTCCTTCCCCGACCACAATCTCGGCTGTGTAGGCATACTGGACTAGCTGCTCCAAAGCCTGAGGGTCAATGTCATGAAGGGTCACATGGGTCTGCCGACTTTCCGACATCTCGTCTGCATGAGAACAGAATGAGAGTTGTTAAATTTATACTTAAAGTTAAAACCAGTAAAAGTATGGCTGATATAACTGTTTGATCACACTGATTCATGGCGGCTCCTAGTGTATACAGCAGAGCTGCCAAATATCAGCGCAGCCCaattttttctgtccatttaaTCCGTTGTTTTAACTGTAGAGGTTTTTGGGGTTCCTGAATCTATACACTCTTTTGCAACGTGGGTGTTCCAGCAGAACACAGTGTCAGGAGGTTTCACATCAGTAG
Coding sequences within it:
- the klhl17 gene encoding kelch-like protein 17 isoform X1, whose translation is MLHVRFKLNDQLRRRPAEENFSLLCLCWLRCTTTKLGKLTNRKKSLLSHRHRRRLVLPRVRPTQEPATATSGTMMEGGMQLLNRDGHSISHNSKRHYHDSFVSMNRMRQRGLLCDIVLHVSNKEIKAHKVVLASCSPYFHAMFTNEMSESRQTHVTLHDIDPQALEQLVQYAYTAEIVVGEGNVQTLLPAASLLQLNGVRDACCKFLLSQLDPSNCLGIRGFADTHSCSDLLKSAHKYVLQHFVEVSKTEEFMLLPLKQVLDLISSDNLNVPSEEEVYRAVLSWVKHDIDGRRQHVPWLMKCVRLPLLRRDFLMSNVDTELLVRHHSECKDLLIEALKYHLMPEQRGVLSNSRTRPRRCEGASPVLFAVGQCALEGGGSLFAIHGDCEAYDTRTDRWHMVASMSTRRARVGVAAIGNRLYAVGGYDGTSDLATVESYDPITNSWQPEVSMGTRRSCLGVAVLHGLLYAAGGYDGASCLNSAERYDPLTSTWTSIAAMSTRRRYVRVATLDGSLYAVGGYDSSSHLATVEKYDPQSNTWTAIANMLSRRSSAGVAVLDGMLYVAGGNDGTSCLNSVERFNPKTNTWEGVAPMNIRRSTHDLVSMDGWLYAVGGNDGSSSLNSIEKYNPRSNKWVAASCMFTRRSSVGVAVLELLNFPPPSSPTLSVSSTSL
- the klhl17 gene encoding kelch-like protein 17 isoform X5 — encoded protein: MSESRQTHVTLHDIDPQALEQLVQYAYTAEIVVGEGNVQTLLPAASLLQLNGVRDACCKFLLSQLDPSNCLGIRGFADTHSCSDLLKSAHKYVLQHFVEVSKTEEFMLLPLKQVLDLISSDNLNVPSEEEVYRAVLSWVKHDIDGRRQHVPWLMKCVRLPLLRRDFLMSNVDTELLVRHHSECKDLLIEALKYHLMPEQRGVLSNSRTRPRRCEGASPVLFAVGQCALEGGGSLFAIHGDCEAYDTRTDRWHMVASMSTRRARVGVAAIGNRLYAVGGYDGTSDLATVESYDPITNSWQPEVSMGTRRSCLGVAVLHGLLYAAGGYDGASCLNSAERYDPLTSTWTSIAAMSTRRRYVRVATLDGSLYAVGGYDSSSHLATVEKYDPQSNTWTAIANMLSRRSSAGVAVLDGMLYVAGGNDGTSCLNSVERFNPKTNTWEGVAPMNIRRSTHDLVSMDGWLYAVGGNDGSSSLNSIEKYNPRSNKWVAASCMFTRRSSVGVAVLELLNFPPPSSPTLSVSSTSL
- the klhl17 gene encoding kelch-like protein 17 isoform X3, whose protein sequence is MMEGGMQLLNRDGHSISHNSKRHYHDSFVSMNRMRQRGLLCDIVLHVSNKEIKAHKVVLASCSPYFHAMFTNEMSESRQTHVTLHDIDPQALEQLVQYAYTAEIVVGEGNVQTLLPAASLLQLNGVRDACCKFLLSQLDPSNCLGIRGFADTHSCSDLLKSAHKYVLQHFVEVSKTEEFMLLPLKQVLDLISSDNLNVPSEEEVYRAVLSWVKHDIDGRRQHVPWLMKCVRLPLLRRDFLMSNVDTELLVRHHSECKDLLIEALKYHLMPEQRGVLSNSRTRPRRCEGASPVLFAVGQCALEGGGSLFAIHGDCEAYDTRTDRWHMVASMSTRRARVGVAAIGNRLYAVGGYDGTSDLATVESYDPITNSWQPEVSMGTRRSCLGVAVLHGLLYAAGGYDGASCLNSAERYDPLTSTWTSIAAMSTRRRYVRVATLDGSLYAVGGYDSSSHLATVEKYDPQSNTWTAIANMLSRRSSAGVAVLDGMLYVAGGNDGTSCLNSVERFNPKTNTWEGVAPMNIRRSTHDLVSMDGWLYAVGGNDGSSSLNSIEKYNPRSNKWVAASCMFTRRSSVGVAVLELLNFPPPSSPTLSVSSTSL
- the klhl17 gene encoding kelch-like protein 17 isoform X4, which gives rise to MLVTLHNYKAGQAYKQEEITAVTSTPTTAGDEMSESRQTHVTLHDIDPQALEQLVQYAYTAEIVVGEGNVQTLLPAASLLQLNGVRDACCKFLLSQLDPSNCLGIRGFADTHSCSDLLKSAHKYVLQHFVEVSKTEEFMLLPLKQVLDLISSDNLNVPSEEEVYRAVLSWVKHDIDGRRQHVPWLMKCVRLPLLRRDFLMSNVDTELLVRHHSECKDLLIEALKYHLMPEQRGVLSNSRTRPRRCEGASPVLFAVGQCALEGGGSLFAIHGDCEAYDTRTDRWHMVASMSTRRARVGVAAIGNRLYAVGGYDGTSDLATVESYDPITNSWQPEVSMGTRRSCLGVAVLHGLLYAAGGYDGASCLNSAERYDPLTSTWTSIAAMSTRRRYVRVATLDGSLYAVGGYDSSSHLATVEKYDPQSNTWTAIANMLSRRSSAGVAVLDGMLYVAGGNDGTSCLNSVERFNPKTNTWEGVAPMNIRRSTHDLVSMDGWLYAVGGNDGSSSLNSIEKYNPRSNKWVAASCMFTRRSSVGVAVLELLNFPPPSSPTLSVSSTSL
- the klhl17 gene encoding kelch-like protein 17 isoform X2, which translates into the protein MLHVRFKLNDQLRRRPAEENFSLLCLCWLRCTTTKLGKLTNRKKSLLSHRHRRRLVLPRVRPTQEPATATSGTMMEGGMQLLNRDGHSISHNSKRHYHDSFVSMNRMRQRGLLCDIVLHVSNKEIKAHKVVLASCSPYFHAMFTNEMSESRQTHVTLHDIDPQALEQLVQYAYTAEIVVGEGNVQTLLPAASLLQLNGVRDACCKFLLSQLDPSNCLGIRGFADTHSCSDLLKSAHKYVLQHFVEVSKTEEFMLLPLKQVLDLISSDNLNVPSEEEVYRAVLSWVKHDIDGRRQHVPWLMKCVRLPLLRRDFLMSNVDTELLVRHHSECKDLLIEALKYHLMPEQRGVLSNSRTRPRRCEGASPVLFAVGGGSLFAIHGDCEAYDTRTDRWHMVASMSTRRARVGVAAIGNRLYAVGGYDGTSDLATVESYDPITNSWQPEVSMGTRRSCLGVAVLHGLLYAAGGYDGASCLNSAERYDPLTSTWTSIAAMSTRRRYVRVATLDGSLYAVGGYDSSSHLATVEKYDPQSNTWTAIANMLSRRSSAGVAVLDGMLYVAGGNDGTSCLNSVERFNPKTNTWEGVAPMNIRRSTHDLVSMDGWLYAVGGNDGSSSLNSIEKYNPRSNKWVAASCMFTRRSSVGVAVLELLNFPPPSSPTLSVSSTSL